In Heterodontus francisci isolate sHetFra1 chromosome 5, sHetFra1.hap1, whole genome shotgun sequence, one DNA window encodes the following:
- the LOC137370294 gene encoding putative nuclease HARBI1 → MDAGMSAHPQDKGKLLSNVREAMKMSCEMASEIWEIISMTCNHKILGSIGDMCGISEAALHRCIKEVTNALFHHANDFVYFPIDKDSPATRSEAFGAIAHFPRLQGVIECTHVVIRAAWDQTAAFVNRKGVHSLSIQLVCDHSTSQLGGRILGDKGYPHLTWLMRPVRHLQNTAEKRYNAAHTFTRAIIEHTIGLLKICFRYLDQSGGAFQYASQRVSQIIIVCCALHNLAMQRRHILHAEEREEQQSFSDEDE, encoded by the exons ATGGACGCTGGCATGTcagcacatcctcaggacaagggcaAGCTACTTTCAAATGTCCGAGAGGCAATGAAGATGTCATGTGAGATGGCCAGTGAAATTTGGGAGATCATAAGCATGACCTGCAACCACAAGATTTTG GGCTCAATAGGTGACATGTGTGGCATCTCAGAGGCTGCGCtccataggtgcatcaaagaggtgaccaatgccctattccatCATGCCAATGATTTTGTCTATTTCCCAATAGACAAGGACAGCCCAGCAACAAGGTCAGAGGCCTTCGGTGCCATCGCTCATTTCCCTAGACTGCAAGGGGTGATTGAGTGCACTCATGTGGTCATTAGAGCTGCCTGGGACCAGACTGCTGCATTTGTTAATCGCAAAGGTGTTCACTCTTTGAGCATTCAACTAGTTTGTGACCACAG CACATCCCAATTAGGCGGCcgtatcctgggtgacaagggttacccacatTTGACATGGTTAATGAGACCAGTGCGGCATCTCCAAAACACAGCTGAAAAGCGATACAATGCTGCTCACACAttcaccagagccatcatcgaacacaccattGGATTGCTGAAAATCTGCTTCCGCtaccttgaccagtctggaggggcttTTCAGTATGCATCACAGAGGGTCTCACAAATAATCatagtctgctgtgcactgcacaacctggcaatgcaaCGCAGGCATATTTTGCATGCAGAAGAACGGGAGGAACAGCAGTCCTTCTCGGATGAGGATGAATAG